In Ostrea edulis chromosome 10, xbOstEdul1.1, whole genome shotgun sequence, one genomic interval encodes:
- the LOC125667532 gene encoding uncharacterized protein LOC125667532 isoform X1: protein MSFLYPEGRPESELIEHRQAQVAIPSTSDIDNVQTNADKSSKDRHEKDLATDDIQNDFPLREKLKTGTENTDSWNHMLDGSETDQWKKDSADDSSISGESAATSVQSDEVGGKSFPMKNSRDVYCKLPGDRNFCRITCLTALTGGELVIYDAGNFKLKAFDSLGYFIGTRDDIYNCRDITSVNGKKFAITQEDKTVISFYSVKGRSILPKDKNIPLPGNGYHCRYGRHHYVVTCDITDVKFRSLVIIDSDETKMIKELPTIFVSQIAMNPEYDIVYISDNTHKTITCINFKGDTIWIQDLGWIPCGISVVAKRYLLVCNVESKTLFKLEFDGKQWEEMADFKCFGPLCYNAKRSIVYVTIPSNGDKEKRNKVHVLKINEKKLKRP, encoded by the coding sequence AACATAGACAAGCGCAGGTAGCAATACCATCTACTTCTGACATCGATAATGTCCAAACAAACGCAGACAAAAGCAGCAAGGACAGACATGAAAAAGATTTAGCAACAGATGATATCCAAAATGACTTTCCTCTGAGAGAGAAACTGAAAACTGGGACAGAGAACACAGACAGCTGGAACCATATGCTAGATGGATCTGAAACAGATCAATGGAAGAAAGATTCAGCAGACGACAGCAGCATTTCCGGTGAGTCCGCGGCTACCTCCGTACAATCGGATGAGGTCGGGGGGAAATCATTCCCAATGAAGAACTCCCGTGATGTCTATTGCAAGCTTCCCGGAGACAGGAATTTCTGTCGCATCACCTGTTTGACAGCATTAACAGGCGGTGAACTAGTGATATACGACGCGGGAAATTTTAAACTGAAAGCTTTCGACAGCCTTGGCTATTTCATCGGGACGAGGGATGACATTTACAACTGTCGCGACATAACATCAGTAAATGGTAAAAAATTTGCCATAACCCAAGAAGACAAAACTGTCATAAGTTTTTATTCTGTTAAAGGGAGGTCAATCTTGCCTAAAGATAAAAACATTCCTTTACCGGGAAATGGATACCATTGCAGGTATGGCAGACATCATTACGTGGTTACCTGTGATATAACAGATGTTAAGTTCCGTTCTCTGGTCATCATAGATTCTGATGAAACAAAGATGATCAAGGAACTGCCCACAATCTTTGTGTCACAGATAGCTATGAATCCTGAATACGATATTGTGTATATTTCAGACAACACTCACAAAACAATCACATGTATCAATTTTAAAGGTGATACGATTTGGATTCAAGATCTTGGCTGGATTCCCTGTGGTATAAGTGTGGTGGCTAAACGTTACCTGTTGGTGTGCAATGTCGAATCGAAGACTCTATTCAAGTTGGAATTTGATGGGAAACAGTGGGAAGAAATGGCGGATTTTAAATGTTTCGGTCCGCTATGTTACAATGCCAAGAGAAGTATTGTATATGTGACCATCCCGTCAAACGGCGACAAGGAAAAGAGGAATAAAGTGCATGttctgaaaataaatgaaaagaaattgaaacgtCCATGA
- the LOC125667532 gene encoding uncharacterized protein LOC125667532 isoform X2, which yields MLDGSETDQWKKDSADDSSISGESAATSVQSDEVGGKSFPMKNSRDVYCKLPGDRNFCRITCLTALTGGELVIYDAGNFKLKAFDSLGYFIGTRDDIYNCRDITSVNGKKFAITQEDKTVISFYSVKGRSILPKDKNIPLPGNGYHCRYGRHHYVVTCDITDVKFRSLVIIDSDETKMIKELPTIFVSQIAMNPEYDIVYISDNTHKTITCINFKGDTIWIQDLGWIPCGISVVAKRYLLVCNVESKTLFKLEFDGKQWEEMADFKCFGPLCYNAKRSIVYVTIPSNGDKEKRNKVHVLKINEKKLKRP from the coding sequence ATGCTAGATGGATCTGAAACAGATCAATGGAAGAAAGATTCAGCAGACGACAGCAGCATTTCCGGTGAGTCCGCGGCTACCTCCGTACAATCGGATGAGGTCGGGGGGAAATCATTCCCAATGAAGAACTCCCGTGATGTCTATTGCAAGCTTCCCGGAGACAGGAATTTCTGTCGCATCACCTGTTTGACAGCATTAACAGGCGGTGAACTAGTGATATACGACGCGGGAAATTTTAAACTGAAAGCTTTCGACAGCCTTGGCTATTTCATCGGGACGAGGGATGACATTTACAACTGTCGCGACATAACATCAGTAAATGGTAAAAAATTTGCCATAACCCAAGAAGACAAAACTGTCATAAGTTTTTATTCTGTTAAAGGGAGGTCAATCTTGCCTAAAGATAAAAACATTCCTTTACCGGGAAATGGATACCATTGCAGGTATGGCAGACATCATTACGTGGTTACCTGTGATATAACAGATGTTAAGTTCCGTTCTCTGGTCATCATAGATTCTGATGAAACAAAGATGATCAAGGAACTGCCCACAATCTTTGTGTCACAGATAGCTATGAATCCTGAATACGATATTGTGTATATTTCAGACAACACTCACAAAACAATCACATGTATCAATTTTAAAGGTGATACGATTTGGATTCAAGATCTTGGCTGGATTCCCTGTGGTATAAGTGTGGTGGCTAAACGTTACCTGTTGGTGTGCAATGTCGAATCGAAGACTCTATTCAAGTTGGAATTTGATGGGAAACAGTGGGAAGAAATGGCGGATTTTAAATGTTTCGGTCCGCTATGTTACAATGCCAAGAGAAGTATTGTATATGTGACCATCCCGTCAAACGGCGACAAGGAAAAGAGGAATAAAGTGCATGttctgaaaataaatgaaaagaaattgaaacgtCCATGA